In Sphaerodactylus townsendi isolate TG3544 linkage group LG13, MPM_Stown_v2.3, whole genome shotgun sequence, one DNA window encodes the following:
- the ANKRD13A gene encoding LOW QUALITY PROTEIN: ankyrin repeat domain-containing protein 13A (The sequence of the model RefSeq protein was modified relative to this genomic sequence to represent the inferred CDS: substituted 1 base at 1 genomic stop codon), translated as MEGGGGGAEGPGAPSLDGSPPGPAAPPAGEREGPGGISSGEPGGGGNSSISGGFPLHALVWHNDHRQLAKVLQKQDVEQRDPRGRTPLHLAVSLGYIESAKVLLGHKADVTKENSSGWTVLHEAVSTGDPEMVHMILQHRDYHQTSTTLGGVPELLQKINETPDFYVEMKWEFTSWVPLVSRVCPSDVCRIWKSGAKLRVDITLLGFENMSWERGRRSLIFRGEDTGNWAELIEVSLTKEGWWREXLWSPNRLQALTLDSMVPKSKEVERRLTSPIISTSLDTRNIAFERNTSGFWVWRTEKSEVVNTYDAKVYTANNVNVVTKIRTEHLTEEEKRRYKADRNLFESFLGTIEHEYGAQQDLTTEYATTNNPTAISPEEYFSPDFDLKDRDIGRPKEVTLRTQKFKATLWMSEAFPLSLVEHVTPIIDLMARTSAHFARLKDFITLEFPPGFPVKIEIPLFHILNARITFGNVNSCSTMEEASPETLEGAQWQPASAFAVDQSVFEIPKSYRVQDDFRNARVQDEDNEIMQFAIQQSLMESSQNTEALSATSNGAVSYSEDLNLQYQRALQESLLVDASPAAPAAPLRDSSSFDRDLQLAMELSVREQQELKRRQEEEEAELQQALQLSLLEN; from the exons ATGGAGGGCGGAGGAGGGGGCGCCGAGGGGCCGGGGGCGCCCAGCCTGGACGGCAGCCCCCCCGGCCCAGCTGCGCCCCCCGCAGGCGAGAGGGAGGGGCCCGGCGGGATCTCCTCGGGCGAGCCTGGCGGCGGCGGCAACAGCAGCATCAGCGGGGGGTTCCCGTTGCACGCCCTGGTCTGGCACAACGACCACAGGCAGCTGGCAAAGGTGCTGCAGAAGCAG GATGTGGAGCAGCGGGATCCTCGTGGCCGGACCCCGCTGCATCTTGCCGTTTCTCTGGGATACATCGAGTCCGCCAAAGTCCTGCTGGGGCACAAGGCGGATGTCACCAAAGAGAACTCTTCTGGATGGACGG TCTTGCATGAGGCGGTGAGCACTGGGGATCCCGAGATGGTTCATATGATCCTGCAACATCGGGATTATCATCAGACCTCCACCACCCTTGGCGGGGTTCCAGAACTACTCCAAAAAATTAATGAG ACTCCAGATTTTTACGTGGAAATGAAGTGGGAATTCACCAGTTGGG TTCCGCTGGTTTCCCGCGTCTGCCCCAGCGACGTCTGCCGTATCTGGAAGAGTGGAGCAAAGTTGCGCGTTGATATCACCTTGCTTGGGTTTGAAAACATGAGCTGGGAGCGAGGAAGGCGAAGCCTGATCTTCCGGGGGGAAG ATACTGGAAACTGGGCAGAGCTGATTGAAGTGTCCTTGACCAAGGAAGGCTGGTGGCGTGAGTAACTTTGGTCACCCAACAGATTACAAGCTTTGACCTTGGACTCCATGGTCCCCAAGAGCAAGGAGGTGGAGCGGCGTCTGACCTCCCCCATCATCAGCACCTCGCTGGACACCAGGAACATTGCCTTCGAACG AAACACTTCTGGCTTCTGGGTCTGGAGAACAGAGAAGTCTGAAGTGGTCAACACTTACGACGCCAAG GTCTACACAGCAAACAATGTGAACGTAGTAACCAAGATCCGAACAGAGCACTTGAccgaggaggagaagagaagatacAAAG CCGACAGAAATCTCTTTGAGTCCTTTTTGGGCACCATTGAACACGAGTACGGCGCGCAGCAG gacCTCACAACAGAATATGCCACAACGAACAACCCGACGGCCATCTCTCCGGAGGAATACTTCAGCCCAGACTTTGACCTGAAGGACAGGGACATCGGGAGGCCCAAAGAAGTGACCCTTCGGACTCAGAA GTTCAAAGCTACCTTGTGGATGTCGGAAGCGTTCCCGCTCTCGCTTGTGGAACACGTGACTCCCATCATTGACCTGATGGCCAGGACCAGCGCCCACTTCGCTCGGCTCAAGGACTTCATCACCTTAGAATTCCCGCCTGGATTTCCAGTCAAAATAG AAATCCCCTTGTTCCACATACTGAATGCTCGCATTACCTTTGGGAACGTGAACAGCTGCAGCACCATGGAAGAGGCATCGCCCGAGACCCTGGAAGGGGCCCAGTGGCAGCCAG cctctgcctttgcagtggaCCAGTCCGTCTTTGAGATCCCGAAATCCTACCGCGTTCAGGATGACTTCAGGAATGCGCGTGTTCAGGACGAAGACAACGAGATCATGCAGTTCGCCATTCAGCAGAGCCTGATGGAGTCCAGCCAGAACACA GAGGCCTTGAGTGCCACCTCCAACGGGGCAGTTTCCTACTCTGAGGACCTCAACCTTCAGTACCAAAG GGCCTTGCAGGAGAGCCTCCTCGTGGACGCCAGCCCCGCTGCCCCGGCGGCCCCGCTGAGAGACTCCTCCAGCTTTGACCGGGACTTGCAGCTGGCCATGGAGCTTTCTGTCCGTGAGCAGCAGGAGCTGAAGCGGcggcaggaggaagaggaagccgaGCTGCAGCAAGCCCTCCAGCTCTCCCTCCTGGAGAATTAG